The Myxococcales bacterium sequence GAGAGGGGGATGCTGCAGATGCGGCTTAAAAAATCTTCGGATTTTCCACCGTCATAGACCGATTGGGCGCGAATGTCGATTTGGGGCTGCTGGAGCAGTAGCGTTTTAAGTCTATCTGTCGTGATTTTGCCGAAATCCTCCGCAGGTATTACGGTGTCAGCGGAGAGCCCTTGCGGATCTCCCAAGATTTTTCCGAGAAGTTTTGCCATTCTAGAGGCTTTATCGGAGCGGCGCTGAAAATGTTGCTATGATTCGGCTCTCTGTTGGTTTGAAACAAAAAACCCGCCGAAGCGGGTTTTTATTTGGAGAAATGGCGGCAAAATCAGCTGACCTCTATTTCCACCTTCTTTGGCTTTGCCTCATCCTTCTTGGGGATGTAGATTTCGAGCACTCCATCTTTCATATTCGCTTTGATCTTTTCAGGATCGACAGTTGAGGGCAGCTCGAAGGATCTGGAGAATGAGCCATAGCTGCGCTCGATTCTGTAATAGTTTTCCTTTTTCTGTTCATCCTCGAATGAGCGTTCCCCCTTTACGGTCAGTACGCCGTTTTCAATCCCGAGTTTTATATCTTCCTTCTTTATCCCGGGTAATTCGGCGCTTAAGATAACTGCCTCCTTGTCCTCTCTGATGTCCACCGGAGGTATCCATGCAACCGAGGCGAGGTTTCCCTGTTTGCGTCCGCCTCTAAATCCGAAACCGTGAAATAGGCGGTCGACGTCATCGTGAAGATCCCAAAGATCCCTCATTGGAGACCAAGTCTGTAAGCTTTTCATAATTAACCCTCCCTTGAATTTAAGGTTTAAATTTCCATTCCCGCGGGGGATTTCTTCTACGCAGAATAGATGGGGACCGCTCTGGCTCTAGTCAAGGGGGGCTTATCATTTTTGCCGTTGCATTTCTGCCCCCATAGGGGCTAGATGTAGGCTTATGATTTTCCTTAGGAATTACTTCTTAAATACCACCCCAGAGGTGGACGTCTTAAGCGTCATCCACGAGGTGACAAGAACGATAAGGGAGTCCGCTGCGAGCGAGGGGCTAGTTACCATAAGCGTTCCTGCTCCAGGCGGTGCCTTGGCTATATTGGAGCCCCTCCCTGATATTATAGCGAAGTTCAAGGAGGCGATCCGCATTTTTCCTGGGGAAAATGAACAGACTAAAAACAGGCGCAAGGAAGAGGTGTTGGTTGGCCCCAGGGTTGTGGCGGCAATTCTCGGAAAATCGCTTTCAATCCCATTTAAGGATGGCAGGCTTCTGCTGGCTCCCCGTGAGGAGCCGGTCCTGGTGGACCTGGAACGCAAGGGACTTCGCAGGGAGTTTTACGTCCAGGTAGTCGGGGCAGATATGAGACAGCAGGGCCGAGTTCCGCAGCAGATGGCCAGGAGATGAAGATGTCCAAAAAAAAAGAGCGCGGGGCGAAGGTCATAAAGCTCCGCTTCGAGGACAACCGCTTGGCCCGCGACCTATTCGGATCGGAGGACAGGCACCTGAGGGATCTCGAGAAACATCTCGGGGTTGAGATAAGCGCGCGCGGGAGCGAAGTCAGCATAAAGGGGTCTGAATCCGAGATAGAGCTCGGCGAGAGAATTCTCAGTGAACTCTATTCACTGCTCAAGAAGGGGTATCCCATAATAGGCGCCGATGTGGAGAGGGTGCTGCGCCTCCTTTCCCGCGACAGGAATGCCGATCTGGATTCGCTTTTTTCGCAGTCTATATTCATTCCTTCGAAGAAGAAGGTGATCGTTCCGCGCACTCCTGCTCAGCGCGAGTATCTCGAAGCTATCAAGAATAACGACGTGGTCTTCGCCGTGGGGCCTGCCGGAACCGGTAAAAGCTATCTGGCGGTCGCCATGGCGATTGCCGAGCTCTTCAAGCGCGAGTTTTCCAAAATAGTCTTGGCGAGGCCTGCGGTTGAGGCCGGAGAAAAGCTCGGATACCTTCCCGGAGACATGCAGGAAAAGGTAAACCCCTATCTGAGGCCGCTGTACGACGCTCTCTACGATATGCTAGATCCTGACAAGGTCGCCGAGTTGATTGCCGAAGATATGATAGAGGTTGCCCCTCTCGCTTTCATGCGTGGGCGAACGCTTCACAACTGTTTCATAATTCTCGATGAGGCACAAAACTGCAGCTATCAGCAGATGAAGATGTGCCTGACGAGGCTTGGTGTGAATTCCAAAATGGTTATCAACGGAGATGTTACGCAGATAGATCTTCCGGAAAATCAGCGTTCCGGACTTTTAGAGGCCTTCAGAATTCTCAAGGGATGCAATGGAATAGCTTTTCATAGTTTTACCGACGTGGATATAGTCAGGCATCCATTGGTTGGCGAGATAGTGCGGGCTTATAGAGCCGACGAAGAAAAGAATTCCATTGCTGCCAGAGAGATCAGGGGGGGGCGATGAAAATAGAGGGCTACAACAACTTGAAAAATATAATTCTGAAATTGAAAAAGGGGGACCTTGAAGATGTCCCGCCTTTTTTTCGCTCCAAAGCCTTTTCCTGGCTTCTCATATTGATCTTCGCTTCGATAATTACGTTGCTCGCTACTGTCTCGCTGCAATACGTACCATCCGGAATAGTTGAAGGGATGATAGCTCCGAGAAATATCAAGGCCGATCGAAATTATGAAATTACAGATGAAGAGGCTACTGAAAAAATTCGCGGCGAAGCAATTGTGGGAATTTTGCCGGTATATGATCTTGAAGATGCCGTATCCGCATCTATTGCTGAACGGATAAAGCTGGCATTTGCCAATGCGAGAGTGAAGTATCAGTCGCAGATGGATCTTTTGAGGGCGCGCAA is a genomic window containing:
- a CDS encoding PhoH family protein, with the translated sequence MKMSKKKERGAKVIKLRFEDNRLARDLFGSEDRHLRDLEKHLGVEISARGSEVSIKGSESEIELGERILSELYSLLKKGYPIIGADVERVLRLLSRDRNADLDSLFSQSIFIPSKKKVIVPRTPAQREYLEAIKNNDVVFAVGPAGTGKSYLAVAMAIAELFKREFSKIVLARPAVEAGEKLGYLPGDMQEKVNPYLRPLYDALYDMLDPDKVAELIAEDMIEVAPLAFMRGRTLHNCFIILDEAQNCSYQQMKMCLTRLGVNSKMVINGDVTQIDLPENQRSGLLEAFRILKGCNGIAFHSFTDVDIVRHPLVGEIVRAYRADEEKNSIAAREIRGGR
- a CDS encoding Hsp20/alpha crystallin family protein; the encoded protein is MKSLQTWSPMRDLWDLHDDVDRLFHGFGFRGGRKQGNLASVAWIPPVDIREDKEAVILSAELPGIKKEDIKLGIENGVLTVKGERSFEDEQKKENYYRIERSYGSFSRSFELPSTVDPEKIKANMKDGVLEIYIPKKDEAKPKKVEIEVS